ATATCTGGATCTCCACCAGTGAAGGTATCTTGATGATGGACAGAAATACTACTACGGTACAGCGATTCAACAGTGGGCAATCTGCCTTTACCTCCATGTATTATGATAAAGACCAGCATGCCGTATACCTGGGAGGTGCTGATGAATTAGGGATCGCCGCATCGGTTATACAACCTGCCACTGGTGCCGGCAATCAGCTGTATCTCACCGCCATGTACATCAATGGGAAACTATCCGGATCTATAAGATATAAGAACGATATCCGCCTGAGTCATGAGCAGAACAACCTTGCTTTCGCCGTTTCTGACCTCAGTTATTCAGATCCTGAAGGCACCCGGTATGTATATAGGATCACGCAAATAGATGATGACTGGAATACCTTGCCACTCAATAATAACCTGATCAACTATACAAACCTGAGTTATGGGCATTATACCCTGCTGGTGAGTAAACTCGATGCATATGGAAAACCATTTGCCAACCCGTTAAAACTGTCGATCACCATTATTCCGCCATGGTACTATACCAATCTGGCGAAAGCGATTTATTTTTTGATCGTGGTCGGACTCGTGCTCTGGGCGATCAACTTCTTCAGGGTAAGGCATAATCTCAAGATCGAACGTATCGAAAAACAAAAGACAGTAGAGCTGACCAACCTGAAACTCAACTTTTTCACCGATATCTCTCATGAGCTAAAAACGCCCCTGAGTCTGATCCTGGCACCTGTGAGCCAGATGCTGGCAGAAAGCAGAAGTCCGCTGAAAAAGAAGCAACTCGAAGGGATACAGCAAAATGCACTGAAACTGAATGCTTTAATTCATAGGGTACTAAACTTCAACAGGGCTGATAGTAGTGCGCTTTCCTCCTTGGTATTATCAAAGCTGGAACTGGTGACTTTCGCCCGAAAGCTGTATGACTCCTTTAGCAACCAGCAGGTATCTTTTACTTTCTCCTGCAACAGGGAAGAGATTTATATGGATACAGATGTGATCAGAACCGAGGCGATTATCACTAACCTGCTGTCTAATGCCTGTCGGTATACACCTCATGGTGGGACTATACATTTGGAAATCACCCAGCAAAACAATGTTGTGGCAATCAAAGTAACCGATACTGGTATCGGCATTCCTGCTGCTGATCTGCCATATGTATTTGAGCGATTTTTCAAATCTTCCATTACGGCGAGGAATAAGGAAGGTTCTGGTATAGGGCTTTACCTGGTGAAGAACTATACGGAACAACTAGGCGGGTATGTAACGATAACATCTGTAGAAGGAGAGGGGACTACGGTGACAGTCAGTTTACCTATTCCGGAAAGAGTGGCTGTTCCCATTATGGAGGAACATAGCATCCTTTCAAAGAACCAGGACCTTTCAGGAGGACAGAGCAACCTTTCAGGGAAGCATAACATCCTTTCAAAGAACCAGGACCCCCTTTCTGGAGAACAGGGCGACCTTTCAGGGGAACCTGACCCTCTTTCAAAGAGCCAGAACACCCTTTCAGGAGAACAAAGCGACCTTTCAGGGAACCAGCCCCCCCTTTCAAAAGACGATAACAACCTTTCAGCACCCCAACACACCCTGCCTGGGCAACCCGGCAAGCATCCCTCCCCCAAGAAAAAGATCCTCATCGTAGACGACAACCATGAAATAACAGATTTCCTACACCATGCCCTCACCCCACAATACCAGATCAAAATCGCCCACGACGGCAAAAAAGGGGAATCCCTCAGCCTGGAATGGCAGCCTGACCTCATCATCGTAGATGTCATGATGCCTGTAATGGACGGCCTTGAAATGAGTAAACGACTCAAAAAACAAGTCATGACCGCCACCATACCTATTATATTATTAACTGCAAAAGACGACCGGCAAACCGAACTAAACAGCATCGACCTTGGCGCCGATGCCTTTATGTCCAAACCTTTTGATATTTCTATCCTGCTCTCCAGGATGGAGCAACTACTCAAACGCCGGGAAGACATGGAGCACCAACTCCGGATCTCCTCACTCACTGACCCCAAAGAAGATAAGACCCTATCCAGGGATGAGCAGTTTCTCTCCGACATCACCCAGATCATAGAGGAAAAAATGGATGATCCCCAGTTCAATGTTCAGGTACTCAGTGAGCTGAGCTTTACCAATTCCAAACAACTCTACCGCAAAGTAAAGCAACTCACCAGCCTCACCCCGGTAGAATACATCCGCTCCATCAGGATGAAAAAAGCTGCCGTTCTCTTACAACAGAATAAATTTACCGTGGCAGAGGTCATGTATATGGTCGGGTTTTCCGAAGCCTCCTATTTCTCCAAATGTTTCCAGTCAGAATTCGGAGTTACACCTTCTCAGTATATTAAAAATAATATATAATCAATATATGTGTCCGTTGTCTAAATTTTATCCTATTATGTCCGATATCAGCCGCACTTAAAAATGAATCTTAAATAGTTTCGAACCGTACGAAAAACTGATACGGTTATTTATGTCCCTAAAGGCAATTCCACTCCTTTGCATGTGCTTGTATTTTACGGCCACGTTCGCTCAACAGACTATCTACGTTGATAAATCTGGCGTGATGCGCTGGTCGGACAGTAAAAAAGAGGCCTCCTTTTATGGAGTGAATTATACCCTCCCTTTTGCACATGCATATCGTTCAGTCAAAGATCACAAAGCAGCTATTGACAAAGACGCATACCATTTTTCCCGTCTTGGGTTCAATGCTTACAGAATACATATATGGGATGTAGAAATTACCGATTCCATCGGAAGGTTACAACAGAATGAACACCTTGATCTCCTCGATTACCTGATTTCCAGGGTGCAGCAACGGGGAATCAGGGTGTTAATCACCTGTATGACCAATTTTGGAAATGGCTACCCGGAAAGGAACCAGCCAACAGGTGGTTTTTCCTATTTATATGACAAATGTGATGTGCATAAGAATCCCAAAGCTATTGCTGCCCAGGAAACCTATATCAAACAATTGCTCACACATGTCAATCCTTATACAGGAAAGGCTTACAAAGAGGATCCTGCCATCGTAGGCTTTGAGATCAATAATGAGCCTTGCCATGCAGGAGACCCTTTAGATACTAAAAAGTACATCGGCACCATGGTGGCCGCCATCAGATCGACAGGGAATAAGAAACCAATATTCTATAATGTAAGCCATAACCGGGAGCACGTACCTGCTTACTATGCTTCTGATATTCAAGGCACTACCTACCAGTGGTATCCTATTGGCCTGGTAGCCGGACATACAAGAACAGGGAATTTTCTGCCTTATGTAGATCAGTACAACATCCCCTTCTCCAACGAAAAAGGGTTTGCCACAAAGGCCAAAGCTATCTATGAATTCGATCCGGCAGATATCACCTATAGTTATATGTACCCGGCTATGACGCGAACATTCCGTTCACAGGGTTTTCAGTGGATCACCCAGTTTGCGTATGATCCCATCGATATCGCTGCTTATAATACAGAATACCAGACACATTATTTAAACCTGGCCTATACACCCCGGAAAGCGCTGAGTATGAAAATAGCGGCAGCAGTGGCGAAAGAGGTAAAACGGGGAGAACAATTTCCTGCCTATCCGGCAGATACCGTTTTCGGTAATTTCAGGGTCAGTTATCAGGAAGATCTTAGTCTGCTCAATAATCCACAACAATATTTTTATTCTAACAATACCACCGTTCAACCAGTTGCACCTTCACAACTTACCACCATCGCAGGTTATGGCAACTCACCTGTTGTAAGGTATGAAGGCACAGGTGCATATTTTCTGGATAAACTGGAAAACGGAGTATGGAGATTAGAGTTGATGCCTGATGCGATACAGTTGTCAGATCCTTTTGCACGCCCTGCTCCTGATAAGGAGGTCGTAACCATTGCATGGAACAAATGGCCGATGCAATTGCAATTGCCTGATCTTGGCACCCATTTTATTGTCAGGAACCTCCACTCAGAAAGAGACACCATCGTCGAAAATGGTGCTTTTTACATCACTCCTGGTGTTTATTTGCTGATGAAGGACGATGCCCGGCGATGGTCTGCTGCCACTGAATGGGGGCATATTAAATTGGGTGAATTTGTAGCGCCACCTGCTCAGTTAAAACAGCAGTTCGAAGTTGTCCATACGCCATTGGCTGCTGCGGAAACAGATAAGGATATAATAGTTCAGGCAGATATAGCAGGACCTTCATTTCCCGATTCCGTGATATTGCAAACAGATCATGTTTCTTTCTGGTCTGATCACAATCCTTATATCCGTTTAGAAAGAACACACGGTTATACCTATCAGGGAACCATTCCTGCCAGTATGATAAGAAGCAAAAGTTTAAAATACACCATCACTGTATATAGTAACGGTCATAGCTATACATTTCCTCAAAACGAAAAGGGTGCTCCGCTTGATTGGGATTTCACTGTGACGCGGTATTGGGAAACCGCTATTAAGGATCCAAAAGCTCCGATTGTATTTGATGAAGAAATGGAATATCTCTCTCTGTCTGAAAGATCTTTTATTCAATCCTCTACTTACAGAGATCGGCCATGGAGCCCCGCTGTACAGCGATATACAATGCATGTAAAAGACGATAATGCACGCTTCTTTTGGAGAAAGAACATCCAATTCATCAATAGAGAAGAGCAATTACAAGCAACAAAATTCTTATGCATATACATCCCTACATCTACCTTAACAGCACTAAATATTGGCTTTATTACTTCAGACGGGTACACCTATTCACAACAAATTTCATTAAACAATGACCAGCATATTTATAAGATACCTATTGCAGCTTTAGCACAGGATAGTACAGCTTTATTGCCTCGTCCATACCCGGCATTCATGAATCAGTATTTCATACCAAAAACCAACATTGACTTTAACATTCATAAAATTGAAACACTAAACATTTCCACATCAGACAAGGTGCCAGACAACGCTTCGATAGACATTGGAGCCATCTGGCTTGAATAAACAGATCGTATAAAATTTTTAATTCCACAATATGAAGAAATCAATTTTCCGCAAATTTCTATTCTGCCTATGCATGGCGGTTAGCTTTCTGGGAGTGCATGCCCAGGGGCAAAGTCGTACCGTAAAAGGTACTGTGACCGATGAAGGCGGGAAAGCACTTGAAAGAGTGTCCGTGCTTGTAAGCGGTACCACCACCAGTACCCTGACCGATGCTTCCGGAGCGTTTACCGTGCTAATGCCTTCAGGAAAAGATGTACTGGAATTTACCTACGTAGGCGCTGCTAAAAAAGTGGTAAAAGTAGCAGGCGACACCCTGCAGGTGGTAATGTCTTTCGAAGACAAAAAACTGGAAGAAATAGTCGTGATCGGCTATGGTACCAAAACTAAAAAAGATATGACAGGTTCCGCTGTCAGCATCAGTACCAAAGACTTTAACCCGGGATTAGTCGGTTCTTCTGAACAGCTGATCAGTGGTAAGGCTTCAGGTGTGCAGATCATGACCAATAGTGGTTCTCCCACCGCTGGTAGTACCATCCGCATACGTGGTGGCGCCTCTTTAAGTGCCAGCAATGCACCGCTGATCGTATTGGATGGTGTGCCACTGGAAACAGGTGGTATCAGCGGGAATTCTGACAACTTTTTAAGTATGATCAACCCTAATGATATTGAAAGCATTACCGTACTAAAAGATGCTGCATCTACAGCCATCTACGGTTCCAGGGCTTCAAACGGGGTATTGATGATCACTACTAAAAAAGGCAAAGGCGATCAGCTCAAGCTCAACTTCTCTTCTGTAGTTACCCTGCAGCAAAGAAAGAATGTAGCCGATATGATGTCGCCATCACAGTTCAGAGATGTAATCAATTCACAAGGCACCGATGCTCAAAAAGCCCTCCTGGGCAGTAGTAATACCGACTGGCAGAAAGAGGTGTTTAAGAATGCAATGGGTACGGACAATAACCTGGGTGTAACCGGGAAGATAGCGAAAACAGTGCCTTTCCGTGCTTCTGTTGGCTACTACAACCAGAACGGTAACCTGCAGACAGATAACACACAACGTTTCACAGGTTCACTGGTCATCACACCCAGCCTATTTGACAAACATTTAAACCTGACCTTCAACCTGAAAGGTGCTGCGAACAATAACCGTTTTGCCAATACAGATGCCATCTGGTCTTCTATAGCATTCAATCCAACACAACCTGTATATTCCGGTAATGCTGCTTTTGGTGGTTTTTATGAAAGCCTTGACAACAGCGGCGTACCTGCTACTGGTGCCAACAGGAACCCTGTAGGATTATTAGAACAGGAAAAACGGAAAAGTGATGTGTACAGGAGTATCGGCAACTTTGATGCGGATTATAGATTCCATTTCCTGCCTGATCTGAAAGCGCACGTTACCTTAGGTTACGACTATAGTAAGGGTGAAGGTTCTGTATATATACCTGCTGCTTCTGCAGATGGTTATAGTGTGGGAGGATCTAATAATACGTATTCCCAGACGATGAAGAACAAATTGTTCACAGGGTATCTGAACTACGCAAAGAACATTCATAACACACACCGCTTTGATGCAACTGTCGGTTATGATTACCAGCATTGGAGCGCCAAAAGCCCTGCTATCAATTATTATAATGAAAAAGGTGAATTGCAGTCTACCGCCAAAGCATCCGATGAGCGACATGTATTGTTGTCTTATTATGGAAGAGTGAACTACACGTTATTATCCAAATACATGATCACAGGAACCGTCAGAAGAGATGGTACCTCCCGCTTCAGCCCTGAAAACAGATGGGGTACTTTCCCTTCTGTAGCTGTGGCCTGGAATGTAACAGACGAAAATTTTCTGAAATACAATAAGGTACTTAATAACTTAAAATTAAGGGCCAGTTATGGTGTAACGGGACAACAGGATGGCATCGGCAACTATAGCTACCTATCCGTGTATCAAAAGGGGAACAGTTACGCAAATTATCGCTTTGGGGATGAATATTTATATGTATACAGACCATCTGTCTATGTATACGATCTGAAATGGGAAACAACAAAGGCATTCAACTATGGCCTGGACTTTGGCT
This Chitinophaga sancti DNA region includes the following protein-coding sequences:
- a CDS encoding two-component regulator propeller domain-containing protein, whose product is MLKRLICTAIFILSVQLLWGQNYQYHTFRNIAIGPEATTINAFAQDSLGLMWLGTNNGLYSYDGFSVQSHLGKDTSHKTFVYNIIVVNKELMCLAMENGIFFYNYQKDEYEPVPVQFPTDVRTLLLENDNLWIGSFKGLFKYNFTHKKLESVGYKGLSNHTIYSLTRTSGGDILIGTYNGLYCLSADKPQIRQIPLADLHKRSNLFVNALFEDTVRNLIWVGTEGGIYYYDLVKNLAVKLPILQDHSVKSLMTDNRNNLLIGTDAGFYIYDPASEQLEHIVHDARNKGSIVNNIIWSLFADKEANIWLGTDYGISLLQNHNSLQVIPIFDITHEKDGNRFYNIYKDHYGDYWLGGTNGIIRSTSPGGHEISSAWYKMGDKSLPISHNRIRDIFEDTNNNVWVATDGGINRYDRQTKAFVNYNIIDSSQSRNANWAYNIQEDDQQRLWIATYLGGIFVVDRSRLTAVPDVSRQTTTPGFVVDKSRQTAAPDYVVDRSRLTPAPIIAMHNFAAHNGLAGNSVNQLTKDRQGNIWALIYNRAVHKINPHTFQVETLMDGSKHPSYMFADDAGVIWIGCPGNIVRIKDGQQKIIPFKADQILSMEQVDANIWISTSEGILMMDRNTTTVQRFNSGQSAFTSMYYDKDQHAVYLGGADELGIAASVIQPATGAGNQLYLTAMYINGKLSGSIRYKNDIRLSHEQNNLAFAVSDLSYSDPEGTRYVYRITQIDDDWNTLPLNNNLINYTNLSYGHYTLLVSKLDAYGKPFANPLKLSITIIPPWYYTNLAKAIYFLIVVGLVLWAINFFRVRHNLKIERIEKQKTVELTNLKLNFFTDISHELKTPLSLILAPVSQMLAESRSPLKKKQLEGIQQNALKLNALIHRVLNFNRADSSALSSLVLSKLELVTFARKLYDSFSNQQVSFTFSCNREEIYMDTDVIRTEAIITNLLSNACRYTPHGGTIHLEITQQNNVVAIKVTDTGIGIPAADLPYVFERFFKSSITARNKEGSGIGLYLVKNYTEQLGGYVTITSVEGEGTTVTVSLPIPERVAVPIMEEHSILSKNQDLSGGQSNLSGKHNILSKNQDPLSGEQGDLSGEPDPLSKSQNTLSGEQSDLSGNQPPLSKDDNNLSAPQHTLPGQPGKHPSPKKKILIVDDNHEITDFLHHALTPQYQIKIAHDGKKGESLSLEWQPDLIIVDVMMPVMDGLEMSKRLKKQVMTATIPIILLTAKDDRQTELNSIDLGADAFMSKPFDISILLSRMEQLLKRREDMEHQLRISSLTDPKEDKTLSRDEQFLSDITQIIEEKMDDPQFNVQVLSELSFTNSKQLYRKVKQLTSLTPVEYIRSIRMKKAAVLLQQNKFTVAEVMYMVGFSEASYFSKCFQSEFGVTPSQYIKNNI
- a CDS encoding cellulase family glycosylhydrolase, producing MCLYFTATFAQQTIYVDKSGVMRWSDSKKEASFYGVNYTLPFAHAYRSVKDHKAAIDKDAYHFSRLGFNAYRIHIWDVEITDSIGRLQQNEHLDLLDYLISRVQQRGIRVLITCMTNFGNGYPERNQPTGGFSYLYDKCDVHKNPKAIAAQETYIKQLLTHVNPYTGKAYKEDPAIVGFEINNEPCHAGDPLDTKKYIGTMVAAIRSTGNKKPIFYNVSHNREHVPAYYASDIQGTTYQWYPIGLVAGHTRTGNFLPYVDQYNIPFSNEKGFATKAKAIYEFDPADITYSYMYPAMTRTFRSQGFQWITQFAYDPIDIAAYNTEYQTHYLNLAYTPRKALSMKIAAAVAKEVKRGEQFPAYPADTVFGNFRVSYQEDLSLLNNPQQYFYSNNTTVQPVAPSQLTTIAGYGNSPVVRYEGTGAYFLDKLENGVWRLELMPDAIQLSDPFARPAPDKEVVTIAWNKWPMQLQLPDLGTHFIVRNLHSERDTIVENGAFYITPGVYLLMKDDARRWSAATEWGHIKLGEFVAPPAQLKQQFEVVHTPLAAAETDKDIIVQADIAGPSFPDSVILQTDHVSFWSDHNPYIRLERTHGYTYQGTIPASMIRSKSLKYTITVYSNGHSYTFPQNEKGAPLDWDFTVTRYWETAIKDPKAPIVFDEEMEYLSLSERSFIQSSTYRDRPWSPAVQRYTMHVKDDNARFFWRKNIQFINREEQLQATKFLCIYIPTSTLTALNIGFITSDGYTYSQQISLNNDQHIYKIPIAALAQDSTALLPRPYPAFMNQYFIPKTNIDFNIHKIETLNISTSDKVPDNASIDIGAIWLE
- a CDS encoding SusC/RagA family TonB-linked outer membrane protein is translated as MKKSIFRKFLFCLCMAVSFLGVHAQGQSRTVKGTVTDEGGKALERVSVLVSGTTTSTLTDASGAFTVLMPSGKDVLEFTYVGAAKKVVKVAGDTLQVVMSFEDKKLEEIVVIGYGTKTKKDMTGSAVSISTKDFNPGLVGSSEQLISGKASGVQIMTNSGSPTAGSTIRIRGGASLSASNAPLIVLDGVPLETGGISGNSDNFLSMINPNDIESITVLKDAASTAIYGSRASNGVLMITTKKGKGDQLKLNFSSVVTLQQRKNVADMMSPSQFRDVINSQGTDAQKALLGSSNTDWQKEVFKNAMGTDNNLGVTGKIAKTVPFRASVGYYNQNGNLQTDNTQRFTGSLVITPSLFDKHLNLTFNLKGAANNNRFANTDAIWSSIAFNPTQPVYSGNAAFGGFYESLDNSGVPATGANRNPVGLLEQEKRKSDVYRSIGNFDADYRFHFLPDLKAHVTLGYDYSKGEGSVYIPAASADGYSVGGSNNTYSQTMKNKLFTGYLNYAKNIHNTHRFDATVGYDYQHWSAKSPAINYYNEKGELQSTAKASDERHVLLSYYGRVNYTLLSKYMITGTVRRDGTSRFSPENRWGTFPSVAVAWNVTDENFLKYNKVLNNLKLRASYGVTGQQDGIGNYSYLSVYQKGNSYANYRFGDEYLYVYRPSVYVYDLKWETTKAFNYGLDFGFLNNRISGSIEYYNRKTYDLLADVSVAAGTNFDQTATTNVGNIESHGFEFQLNTTPISKRDFKLDVNFNATNQYTKVTNISLVQGSNTVGTYTGTSVGGRGIQILTAGYQPNMFYVYKQVYDASGKPLEGVYADLNKDGVINESDLYRYHSPAATWLLGFNTQATYKKWSGGFTLRANIGNYVYNNTKMSLSAWETVQYVNSALNNLHKDYLKTGFQTRQYYSDYYVENASFLRMDNLSVAYNFGKVAKHVNMRIGAIAQNVFTITKYTGQDPEVTNGFESAFYPRPRTYSININLEF